The Heyndrickxia vini genome contains a region encoding:
- a CDS encoding RsfA family transcriptional regulator, with protein MSSTRQDAWTHDEDLLLAEVVLRHIRDGGTQLQAFEEVGKQMNRTAAACGFRWNSYVRKQYKSGIELAKKQRKERKGKSKLSESQTSETPTIYEQNISPQENIEQNIEQSISNVIKYLQRIQNEQGISETAIQENEKLKQQIQQLTQSLEKQKQSYDSLKNEYESLREEYSAMVAILEKARILTLQHK; from the coding sequence ATGTCATCAACACGACAAGATGCTTGGACACATGATGAGGATTTATTACTTGCAGAGGTGGTGTTACGTCATATCCGTGATGGCGGGACCCAGTTGCAGGCATTTGAAGAAGTTGGTAAACAAATGAATCGAACTGCTGCAGCATGCGGATTCAGGTGGAATTCATATGTTCGCAAACAATATAAATCAGGCATTGAACTAGCGAAAAAACAAAGGAAAGAACGTAAAGGGAAATCAAAATTATCAGAATCACAAACCTCTGAAACACCTACTATATATGAACAAAATATTAGTCCTCAAGAAAACATTGAACAAAACATAGAACAAAGTATAAGCAATGTGATAAAGTACTTACAACGTATACAAAATGAGCAGGGTATAAGCGAAACTGCGATACAAGAAAATGAAAAGTTAAAGCAGCAAATACAACAATTAACCCAATCATTGGAAAAGCAAAAACAAAGTTATGATAGTTTAAAAAATGAGTATGAGTCTTTACGGGAAGAGTATTCTGCTATGGTAGCCATCTTAGAAAAAGCAAGAATATTAACGTTGCAACATAAATAA
- a CDS encoding enoyl-CoA hydratase/isomerase family protein, with translation MDYTVYLHDSGILEWKINRPEKRNAINFNVIHGLEKALEIAEDDPKVKAFVITGEGETAFCSGGDLDEFHLLKTKEDAYAMLSKMGKILFRLATLDKPTLALINGTAVGGGCELAAACDFRIAKKGSKLGFIQGNLGITTGWGGASLLFERIPVHSALKMLMEAKTYYAEELIEEGFIQFVFSEVNSDSAHQFFKEMIMKDVNVLKCYKQSIISKWEENHLQERMNQEIRNCAVLWERDTHHQAVEKFRNK, from the coding sequence ATGGATTATACCGTTTATTTGCATGATTCTGGCATACTTGAGTGGAAAATAAATCGTCCAGAAAAAAGAAATGCAATTAATTTCAATGTCATACATGGTTTGGAGAAAGCGCTAGAGATTGCTGAAGATGATCCTAAAGTAAAAGCCTTTGTCATTACAGGCGAAGGTGAGACTGCTTTTTGTTCAGGTGGTGATTTGGACGAATTCCATCTTTTGAAAACGAAAGAAGATGCATATGCTATGTTATCAAAAATGGGAAAAATTTTATTTAGACTGGCTACACTTGACAAGCCTACGTTGGCTCTAATTAATGGTACAGCTGTCGGAGGCGGTTGTGAGTTAGCTGCTGCATGTGATTTTCGAATCGCCAAAAAAGGCAGTAAACTAGGATTTATTCAAGGAAATTTAGGGATTACCACTGGTTGGGGTGGTGCCTCGTTATTGTTTGAAAGAATACCCGTACATTCTGCACTAAAAATGTTAATGGAAGCCAAAACATATTACGCGGAGGAATTGATAGAAGAAGGGTTTATTCAATTTGTTTTTTCGGAAGTAAATAGTGACAGTGCCCATCAATTTTTCAAAGAAATGATAATGAAGGATGTTAATGTATTAAAATGCTACAAGCAAAGTATTATTTCTAAATGGGAAGAGAATCATTTACAAGAAAGAATGAATCAAGAAATAAGAAACTGTGCAGTCTTGTGGGAGAGAGACACGCATCACCAAGCAGTTGAAAAGTTTCGAAATAAGTAA
- a CDS encoding N-acetyltransferase, producing MPIKVERLKVNYKTLEEFKKFKEYGVQELSMLEDLQENIIEDNCDSPFYGIYYGDKLVARMSLYERSSKYDLYFDPPQNYLELWKLEVLPDYQFKGYGKKLVEFAKSFGVPIKTNSRMKSKEFWEKMGFQTVTYDMDRDLGQNPLVWYPEGVKEKKQTAN from the coding sequence TTGCCTATTAAAGTTGAAAGATTAAAAGTAAACTACAAAACCCTTGAAGAGTTTAAAAAGTTTAAAGAATACGGTGTTCAGGAACTTTCAATGCTAGAGGATCTACAAGAGAATATTATTGAAGATAATTGCGACTCTCCTTTTTACGGTATTTACTATGGAGATAAATTAGTCGCAAGGATGAGCCTTTATGAACGTTCATCAAAATATGATTTATATTTTGATCCACCACAAAACTATTTAGAACTTTGGAAATTAGAAGTACTACCTGACTATCAATTTAAAGGATATGGAAAGAAGCTCGTAGAATTCGCTAAAAGCTTTGGTGTACCAATAAAAACCAACTCTCGTATGAAGTCAAAAGAATTTTGGGAAAAAATGGGCTTTCAAACTGTTACATATGATATGGACAGGGATTTGGGACAGAACCCTCTCGTTTGGTATCCGGAAGGTGTAAAAGAGAAAAAACAAACAGCTAACTAA
- a CDS encoding acetyl-CoA carboxylase biotin carboxylase subunit yields MKKILIANRGEIALRIIHTCKQMGIETVAIYSDADSSMPFVKEADYSFRIGESPVNKSYLNMDQLIEIAIREKVDGIHPGYGLLSENSEFARKVVDNGITFIGPSPETIESMGDKIKARTTMNEAGVPIVPGSIKGLMGLEEAQKLADQIGYPIMLKASGGGGGIGMMRCDNEQALNQHYESTKARSKAYFGSDEVFIEKCIDNARHVEVQIFGDQYGNIVHLYERNCSVQRRNQKVIEEAQSPNLSRETQQKMYAAAINAAKAVGYKNAGTVEFIVDENEHFYFLEMNTRLQVEHPVTEMLTNLDLVRWQILVARGEKLPLFQNEIEKRGHAIELRIYAEDPNTFFPSPGMISQLTWGDIEGVRIDAGYHSGLQVTPFYDPMIAKCVIFAPNRTDCIQKAREFLDHTIIEGIKTNIPFLKNVLQSIYFNNGEYTTNLVNQMKVNN; encoded by the coding sequence ATGAAAAAAATATTGATTGCAAATCGTGGGGAAATTGCTTTACGTATTATTCATACATGTAAGCAAATGGGAATCGAAACGGTTGCAATATACTCAGATGCAGATTCTTCCATGCCATTTGTGAAAGAGGCTGATTATTCTTTCCGTATTGGTGAGTCGCCTGTAAACAAATCTTATTTAAATATGGATCAGTTGATCGAAATTGCTATAAGAGAAAAGGTCGATGGAATTCATCCGGGATACGGTTTGTTGTCGGAAAATAGTGAATTTGCTAGAAAAGTTGTTGACAATGGGATAACTTTTATCGGTCCATCACCTGAAACAATCGAGTCGATGGGAGATAAAATAAAGGCTAGAACAACAATGAATGAAGCGGGTGTACCAATCGTTCCAGGCAGTATTAAAGGACTGATGGGTCTTGAAGAGGCACAGAAACTTGCTGATCAAATTGGATATCCTATCATGTTAAAGGCAAGCGGTGGCGGTGGTGGAATAGGGATGATGCGCTGTGATAATGAACAAGCGCTCAATCAACACTATGAATCAACTAAAGCGCGCTCTAAAGCATATTTTGGATCTGATGAAGTATTTATTGAAAAATGTATTGATAATGCTCGTCATGTGGAAGTGCAAATCTTTGGTGATCAGTATGGGAATATTGTTCATTTATACGAAAGAAATTGCTCTGTCCAAAGACGAAATCAAAAGGTTATTGAAGAAGCCCAATCACCCAACCTCTCTAGGGAAACACAACAAAAAATGTATGCAGCGGCAATTAACGCTGCAAAAGCTGTAGGTTATAAAAATGCGGGTACTGTAGAGTTTATTGTCGATGAAAATGAACATTTTTATTTTCTAGAGATGAACACAAGATTACAAGTAGAACATCCTGTGACTGAAATGTTAACTAATCTTGATTTAGTAAGGTGGCAAATTCTTGTTGCACGCGGTGAAAAGCTTCCTTTATTCCAAAACGAAATTGAAAAGCGCGGTCATGCAATAGAATTAAGAATTTATGCAGAAGATCCAAATACCTTCTTCCCTTCCCCAGGTATGATTTCACAATTAACGTGGGGAGATATTGAGGGAGTTCGCATCGATGCAGGTTACCATTCAGGATTACAAGTTACACCTTTCTATGATCCAATGATCGCTAAATGTGTGATATTTGCTCCAAATAGGACGGATTGTATACAAAAAGCAAGAGAATTTTTAGATCATACGATAATTGAAGGTATTAAAACAAATATTCCTTTTTTGAAAAATGTATTGCAATCTATATATTTCAATAATGGTGAGTATACAACTAATTTAGTTAATCAAATGAAAGTGAACAATTAA
- a CDS encoding nucleotidyltransferase, producing MKSTGLIVEYNPFHNGHFFHVEEARKRTNADVVIAVMSGNFLQRGEPAIISKWARAKMALLAGVDIVVELPYAFAVQHAEIFAYGSITILHALKCNYFCFGSESGDINEFSSAIDLIENYHMEYETSVKELMKTGVSYPTALSQSFKKIFTDHKNPIDLSKPNNILGFHYMQTNNTFQSPMQAVTIKRKNANYHDEEFASSTIASATSIRKATFESNQSINGIEQYVPKTTSNVLQDYYNGYQTFHNWELYWPFLQYRLLSIEETDLANIYEIEEGIEHRLKRHAKDAVSFHDFMQRVKTKRYTWTRIQRMCVHILTNTKKNEMFRHHKHVEYIRLLGMTENGRKYLNQIKKDIDVPLISKVSSIPNELIELDIRASNVYSQGLQEPFKQKLFKAEYAQPPLYIHNN from the coding sequence ATGAAAAGTACCGGACTTATTGTTGAATATAATCCGTTTCACAACGGACATTTTTTTCATGTAGAGGAAGCTAGAAAACGCACAAATGCCGATGTAGTGATTGCCGTCATGAGTGGGAATTTTCTACAGCGAGGAGAACCGGCAATTATTTCTAAATGGGCAAGAGCAAAAATGGCTTTGCTAGCTGGTGTAGACATTGTTGTTGAACTTCCATATGCGTTTGCCGTTCAACATGCTGAAATATTTGCCTACGGTTCGATAACTATTTTACATGCTTTAAAATGCAATTATTTTTGTTTCGGAAGCGAATCAGGAGATATTAACGAATTTTCTTCTGCAATTGATTTAATAGAAAATTACCATATGGAATATGAAACATCCGTTAAGGAATTAATGAAAACCGGAGTTAGTTATCCAACTGCCTTGTCACAAAGTTTTAAAAAGATATTTACAGATCATAAAAATCCCATAGATCTTTCAAAACCAAATAATATTCTCGGCTTTCACTATATGCAAACAAACAATACATTTCAATCACCAATGCAAGCAGTTACGATTAAGCGGAAAAATGCAAATTATCATGACGAAGAATTTGCATCGTCAACGATTGCAAGTGCAACCTCTATTCGTAAAGCGACATTTGAATCAAATCAATCAATTAACGGCATTGAGCAATATGTACCTAAAACTACATCAAATGTACTTCAAGATTATTATAATGGCTACCAAACATTCCACAATTGGGAATTATATTGGCCATTTCTTCAATATCGACTACTTTCCATTGAAGAGACAGATTTAGCAAATATATATGAAATTGAAGAAGGAATCGAACACCGATTAAAAAGACACGCAAAAGATGCAGTTAGCTTTCATGATTTTATGCAAAGGGTAAAGACAAAAAGATATACATGGACAAGAATTCAAAGAATGTGTGTACATATTTTAACTAACACGAAAAAAAATGAAATGTTTCGACATCATAAACATGTCGAATATATTCGTCTATTAGGCATGACGGAAAATGGGAGAAAGTATTTAAATCAAATCAAAAAAGATATAGATGTTCCGCTAATTTCAAAAGTTTCTTCTATTCCAAACGAATTAATCGAACTTGATATTCGAGCGTCAAATGTTTATTCACAAGGATTACAAGAACCATTTAAACAAAAACTATTTAAAGCTGAATATGCGCAGCCACCCCTTTATATTCATAATAATTAA
- a CDS encoding DUF177 domain-containing protein has protein sequence MITLKWSTIQLLKYRGKSMDINETIDISEDLKKRDPEIRDVSPIHVTGNANISSEKVAFHLHITGKLVLPCSRTLVDVDYPIDVKSTEIFLLKSSTSFEEEEDAEIHYPNGDIVDLDPVIIELLLLEIPIQVFSEAAKNDSNLPSGNEWEVVTEEQVKQDEESKEKKVDPRLAGLAKFFDEQS, from the coding sequence GTGATTACATTGAAATGGTCAACAATTCAATTGTTAAAGTACCGTGGTAAGAGTATGGATATTAATGAAACAATCGATATTTCTGAGGACTTAAAAAAACGGGACCCGGAAATACGTGATGTTTCACCGATTCATGTAACTGGTAATGCCAATATTTCGTCTGAAAAAGTAGCATTTCATTTACATATAACGGGAAAATTAGTACTGCCCTGCTCGAGAACACTTGTAGATGTGGATTATCCAATTGACGTTAAATCTACCGAAATATTTCTTTTAAAATCATCTACCTCATTCGAAGAGGAAGAGGATGCTGAAATTCATTATCCCAATGGTGATATTGTAGATTTAGACCCCGTCATAATAGAATTACTCTTACTTGAAATTCCGATACAAGTTTTTAGTGAAGCGGCTAAAAATGATTCAAATCTTCCATCAGGTAATGAATGGGAAGTCGTAACGGAAGAACAAGTAAAACAAGATGAGGAAAGCAAAGAAAAAAAAGTTGATCCACGCTTAGCTGGATTAGCAAAATTCTTTGATGAACAATCGTAA
- a CDS encoding SepM family pheromone-processing serine protease, with protein sequence MKRKIWTRILMLFLVIMIALFFYRLPYYVEKPGMAHELDSYVHVENGYHDKGKLMLTTVRMGRANIYDYALAKVKKFEEIVPLNEVRDEKQTEEEYNVYQLYLMESSKNNAIQVAYKKANKSYRFNYKGVYVLDVYSDMPASKVLKAGDRIIKVDGHTFESSEKFIQYVQQKKVADQIKITFVRDNKEKTANIQLAKFDDANGKIGMGIGLVDDRELIANPVVKMNTESIGGPSAGLMFSLEIYNQLTKEDITKGYSIAGTGTIEPDGVVGRIGGIDKKVVAADKEGAKIFFAPDDEITPEMKKEYPTIESNYKEALKAAKEIGTKMKIVPVKTFDDALAYLKALK encoded by the coding sequence ATGAAACGTAAGATTTGGACCCGTATTTTAATGCTTTTTTTAGTAATAATGATTGCACTCTTCTTTTATCGATTACCATATTATGTAGAGAAACCAGGTATGGCACATGAATTGGATTCGTATGTTCATGTCGAAAACGGCTATCATGATAAGGGGAAATTGATGCTAACTACGGTTCGTATGGGAAGAGCAAATATTTATGATTATGCATTAGCAAAAGTAAAGAAATTTGAAGAAATTGTCCCTCTGAATGAGGTTAGAGATGAGAAACAAACAGAAGAGGAATATAATGTTTATCAATTATATTTAATGGAGTCTTCCAAAAACAATGCTATTCAAGTTGCTTACAAAAAAGCAAATAAATCGTATCGTTTTAATTATAAGGGTGTATACGTACTAGATGTGTACTCGGATATGCCTGCATCAAAAGTTTTAAAAGCTGGTGACAGAATAATTAAGGTGGATGGACATACTTTTGAATCGTCGGAGAAATTCATTCAATATGTTCAGCAAAAAAAGGTTGCCGATCAAATAAAAATAACATTTGTAAGAGACAACAAAGAAAAAACCGCCAACATCCAACTAGCAAAATTTGACGATGCTAATGGTAAAATTGGCATGGGGATTGGTTTAGTTGATGATCGTGAACTAATTGCAAATCCAGTAGTAAAAATGAATACGGAAAGTATCGGTGGTCCGTCAGCGGGGTTAATGTTCAGTTTAGAAATCTATAATCAGTTGACAAAAGAAGATATAACAAAAGGGTATAGTATTGCAGGTACGGGCACCATTGAGCCTGATGGTGTAGTTGGCAGAATTGGAGGAATTGATAAAAAAGTAGTAGCTGCAGATAAAGAAGGGGCAAAAATATTTTTCGCTCCAGATGATGAAATAACACCAGAAATGAAAAAAGAATATCCAACTATTGAATCTAATTATAAAGAAGCCTTAAAGGCAGCCAAAGAAATTGGAACAAAAATGAAAATCGTTCCGGTCAAAACATTTGATGATGCCTTGGCTTATCTTAAAGCATTAAAATAA
- the rpmF gene encoding 50S ribosomal protein L32 has protein sequence MAVPFRRTSKTAKRKRRTHFKLQVPGMVACPNCGEMKLAHRVCKECGTYKGKEVVNN, from the coding sequence ATGGCTGTACCTTTTAGAAGAACTTCCAAAACAGCGAAGAGAAAACGCCGTACACATTTCAAACTACAAGTTCCTGGCATGGTTGCGTGCCCTAACTGTGGAGAAATGAAACTTGCACACCGTGTATGTAAAGAGTGTGGAACATATAAAGGCAAAGAAGTAGTAAACAACTAG